A DNA window from Fragaria vesca subsp. vesca linkage group LG3, FraVesHawaii_1.0, whole genome shotgun sequence contains the following coding sequences:
- the LOC101302342 gene encoding L-type lectin-domain containing receptor kinase VII.1-like, whose translation MNTLLIFLLLLSLRQLSAVDFIFNGFNTSSDLLLFGNATVSSQILTLTNITNYSIGRALYKTKIPTKAPNSSYVYPFSTSFVFSIAPAKNILPGHGMVFIFTPAEGINGTSSSQHLGLFNRTNGGSSTNHVFGVEFDMFMNQEFNDINDNHVGIDVNSLESVDAYEAGYWTENKVFKKLKLNNGENYQAWIDYRDSVINVTMVKAGMARPKTPLLSHVYNLSDVLKDEMFVGFTSSTGTLVENHMILAWSFSNSNFSLSESLITSGLPNFVLPKASIFKSKGFIAGVTVGGLFVVCVIALFTLFLVKRKRRMKRERDEMEDWELEYWPHRITYSEIEAATKGFQEENVIGIGANGKVYKGVLAGGAEIAVKRISHENNGMREFLAEISSIGRLKHRNLVGLRGWCKREKGVFMLVYDYMENGSLDKLVFDCDESKMLGFEDRIRVLRDVASGVLYLHEGWESKVLHRDIKASNVLLDKDMNGRLGDFGLARMHSHGDVLGTTRVVGTVGYLAPEIIHVGRASSQTDVFGFGILILEVMCGRRPIEEGKPPLVEWVWQLMVKGQVLNAFDERLRGRGIGFSEEEVERVLHLGLLCAYPDPNARPSMRQVVKVLEGKNDNEGCDESETEEMDAYLLQKLQSKEMWSEFSHNFGYGLSSHPTFEDIKQSISNSMSLSWSNSSIAEGR comes from the coding sequence ATGAATACCCTTCTCATCTTCCTCCTCCTCCTCTCCCTCCGACAACTCTCCGCCGTCGACTTCATCTTCAACGGCTTCAACACCTCCTCCGATCTCCTCCTCTTCGGCAACGCCACCGTTTCCTCTCAAATCCTCACTCTCACAAACATCACCAACTACTCCATCGGCCGAGCTCTCTACAAAACCAAAATCCCAACCAAAGCTCCAAACTCTTCATACGTCTACCCTTTCTCGACCTCCTTCGTCTTCTCCATCGCTCCAGCCAAGAACATACTTCCCGGCCATGGCATGGTCTTCATCTTCACGCCCGCCGAGGGCATAAACGGAACCAGCTCCAGCCAGCATTTAGGGTTGTTCAACCGCACAAACGGAGGCAGCTCCACGAACCATGTTTTCGGGGTCGAGTTCGATATGTTTATGAACCAGGAGTTTAATGACATTAATGACAACCACGTTGGGATTGATGTAAACTCATTGGAGTCGGTTGATGCATACGAAGCAGGGTATTGGACTGAAAATAAGGTCTTCAAGAAGTTGAAGCTCAACAATGGCGAGAATTACCAGGCTTGGATTGACTATAGAGATTCGGTGATTAACGTGACTATGGTGAAAGCTGGGATGGCGAGGCCGAAGACTCCATTGTTGAGTCATGTTTATAATCTTTCTGATGTTCTGAAAGATGAAATGTTTGTAGGTTTTACAAGCTCAACAGGGACGTTAGTTGAGAATCACATGATTTTGGCTTGGAGTTTCAGCAATTCTAATTTTTCTTTAAGTGAGAGTTTGATCACTTCTGGTTTGCCTAATTTTGTGCTTCCTAAGGCTTCGATTTTTAAGTCTAAAGGCTTTATTGCTGGAGTTACAGTTGGGGGTTTGTTTGTAGTTTGTGTGATTGCTCTGTTTACTCTGTTTTTGGTTAAGAGGAAAAGGAGGATGAAGAGGGAGAGAGATGAAATGGAGGACTGGGAATTGGAGTACTGGCCTCACCGGATTACTTATTCGGAGATTGAGGCGGCGACAAAGGGTTTCCAAGAAGAAAATGTGATTGGAATTGGAGCAAATGGGAAGGTGTACAAGGGTGTTTTGGCAGGAGGGGCAGAGATTGCGGTGAAGAGAATTTCGCATGAGAATAATGGAATGAGAGAGTTCTTGGCTGAGATTTCAAGCATTGGGAGATTGAAGCATAGAAATTTGGTGGGATTGAGAGGCTGGTGTAAGAGAGAGAAGGGGGTTTTCATGTTGGTCTATGATTATATGGAAAATGGGAGCTTGGATAAGTTGGTGTTTGATTGTGATGAGAGTAAGATGTTGGGTTTTGAAGACAGGATTAGGGTTTTGAGAGATGTGGCTTCTGGGGTTTTGTACTTACATGAAGGATGGGAATCTAAAGTGTTGCACAGGGACATTAAGGCAAGTAATGTGTTACTTGATAAGGATATGAATGGAAGGTTAGGGGATTTCGGGTTGGCCAGGATGCACAGCCATGGTGATGTGCTCGGCACGACTAGGGTGGTAGGAACCGTGGGGTACTTAGCCCCGGAAATCATTCACGTCGGGCGAGCTTCCTCCCAGACGGACGTTTTCGGGTTCGGAATCTTGATTTTGGAGGTCATGTGTGGGAGGAGGCCTATAGAGGAAGGGAAGCCACCCTTGGTGGAATGGGTGTGGCAACTCATGGTGAAAGGGCAAGTGCTGAATGCATTTGATGAGAGGTTGAGGGGAAGAGGTATAGGGTTTAGTGAAGAGGAGGTGGAGAGGGTTTTGCATTTGGGATTGTTGTGTGCTTACCCTGACCCAAATGCAAGACCATCAATGAGGCAAGTGGTGAAAGTTTTGGAGGGGAAGAATGATAATGAGGGATGTGATGAGTCTGAAACTGAGGAGATGGATGCTTATTTGCTTCAGAAATTGCAATCCAAGGAAATGTGGTCTGAGTTTTCACATAACTTTGGGTATGGATTATCATCACACCCAACTTTTGAAGATATCAAGCAATCTATATCCAACTCTATGTCCCTCTCTTGGTCCAATTCTAGTATAGCAGAGGGTAGGTGA